From Microcystis aeruginosa NIES-2549, a single genomic window includes:
- a CDS encoding PEP-CTERM sorting domain-containing protein — MNTSFVSRLKPSRSFLLATVATAAVVGFHSPALALGFAGIFAPGNFTLNNSDADGSVDTTNAASGTVVLTGGNDESLASGTTNWIAGPITQGGTVSFAWTFAGENVPYTPGAAGDRGGYIINNTPTYLGFQNGDNYHVSSLSLTAGQTFGFIVETDNNTGGPGVLTITNFNFTPEQIPEPPEQIPEPSTILGTGVVLVALPILKKKHGKRNKKQNKDA, encoded by the coding sequence ATGAATACTTCCTTCGTTTCTCGTCTAAAGCCTTCCAGGAGTTTTCTCCTAGCAACTGTCGCCACTGCTGCGGTTGTCGGGTTTCATTCCCCTGCCTTAGCTCTTGGATTCGCTGGCATATTTGCTCCAGGGAATTTTACTCTCAATAACAGTGATGCTGATGGCTCAGTAGATACCACTAATGCCGCAAGTGGAACTGTAGTTTTGACTGGTGGAAATGATGAGAGTTTGGCATCTGGAACTACCAACTGGATAGCAGGCCCCATTACTCAGGGAGGGACAGTTTCTTTTGCTTGGACCTTTGCTGGTGAAAACGTTCCTTATACACCAGGCGCGGCGGGCGATCGCGGGGGTTACATTATCAATAACACTCCCACTTATTTAGGGTTCCAAAACGGCGATAATTACCATGTCTCTTCCTTGTCTCTGACGGCGGGACAAACTTTTGGTTTTATTGTCGAAACCGACAACAACACCGGCGGGCCTGGGGTTTTAACGATTACTAATTTTAACTTCACCCCTGAGCAGATTCCCGAACCCCCTGAGCAGATTCCCGAACCCTCAACTATTCTTGGTACTGGCGTGGTTTTAGTCGCTCTCCCGATTCTTAAAAAAAAGCATGGCAAAAGGAATAAGAAACAAAACAAGGATGCTTAG
- a CDS encoding TIGR03032 family protein, whose protein sequence is MDLKIECSPNLGAWLQQEKISVAFTTYQTNRLIMLGSYEDGRITLQERLFDKPMGLYADSTSLYMSTRYQIWTLENRLVPGETFQDGDRLYVPSSAYTTGNVNVHDVALDGEGKLIFVNTDFSCLAELKTGYSFNPIWQPPFISELRAEDRCHLNGLALVEGQPIYLSACSGTNQGAGWRNCRQDGGILLHLPSNEIIMRGLSMPHSPRFYRDKLWVLNSGSGELGYIEAEKFYPITFCSAFVRGLAFWKNYAFVGLSKLRSAVFSGLVLEERLLATGHKALCGLMVVDLNTGEIVHSLIFNDTIEELFDVVVLPGVIRPKLLGLQNEDIERLVCFPESQGLMVTRPTVKRPSLGPKAPIAGVPEATTSPSEATTMLAKGEEEAWNRLDLPLNAAINFQRVYHLNPESLAPYDGIMFPSLQVRWKNQSPKGEIVGVSAALEGDLLGFVIGEYSPDGTAEIISLFVEPSYRHQGIATRLVSVLEKDCWDAGIKTLRVFYTPSRWTSAALEPLLKGRGWKIDAWGNQMLATKGHPDLREQASQEKADPLLKVQIKSLFEEAKQRVALQDYSGAIACYQSALQILPNYAPTYCNLGSLWQLEGKLSEAIQAFQRALEIKPDLITAYDNLGTIYAQIQDYPHSEISLSDRIVLLTILTAGYLEFGFYAQSQQYFSALEELLLKPELDLQEKAAQKLYQYLLFSLPYLRDDPAANSRLSQLISQAYHQHCLDFFPVSSSPQNSGELEEKTRNDGLRIGVISQHFRRHSVGWCCRSILQGWAQLTPYLFLYQTGVAATDDLTHSFQHTGAKFSDLSQQTPQEILEKLRADRLDILIDLDSLMNFKHALLLAQRPAPVVVSWLGCEPPYISEKNYYLCDRRTHPPELQQYYQEQLLYLSETGIAIEDFPVLAFERETLRQNLQIEPDTVVYLSVKPGKKLTRDLVKSQVAILKQVPNSILLHKGYSYRHTIYQEECEKAGVDPQRCRWLERPKLEEEHRLFYYVGDVGLDSYPYNGGSHNLEFLWFNVPLVTRCGKQAVSRFGYSFLQNLGIDEGVAYSWEEYIEWGVRYGTDSELRQQIRERLQQSKQTDHQATLWQPQRFAQESYQLFQELLNKTLASVSQEEPSNLTLAKADEKVDLSLKFQLKTIFKEAKQRVALQDYSGAIALYQSALQLLPNYAPTYCNLGSLWQLEGNLPEAIEAFQKAIQLQPNLLVAYQNLGGLYSNEHRYQEAIQLLQQGLIYLPCASLHLALGDLYRQLGDIAAAMEYYREAIRLDENYIAAYQNLGGLLMSVNNITGAKFCFKKALDLNPEIPGIYRNLGEIYEAEGNPNKGLECFNYALTLEPDNLNVLYRREHLQVALCDWDDYDQRMSALLARLENYLQTQENAALPPLSLNSFPASLTLHRDFNRHWAKSIEARMVESKRRLGFIFPRETPSKLRIGYLSADFRNHAVGFLIRELFAYHNRDQFEVYAYSLSNTTDEITEQIRSGCDHYETIAPLSVEAAAEKIHSDGIHILIDLCGYTNLCRPEILALQPAPLQLHYLGYPDTLGADFIPYILGDRFLIPPDLAEYYRETLVELPHVFVTTPLSFSEPPPSRSELGLPDEGFVYACFNRTDKWSPELFACWLKILQAVPNAVLWLAESSEDISQTLRTKAKTAGVDPERLVFLVKRSPWEFISVCRQADLFLDTFLYNGGATSVCAIQAGVPLLTCPGDTFASRMGMSICHAAGLESFVCESRESYQVQAIYWGTHWEELRQFTQQWQQKQGDLPLFQTATWIKAMETQLMNLWQNQIRNCI, encoded by the coding sequence ATGGATTTAAAAATTGAATGCTCACCGAATTTGGGAGCTTGGTTACAACAAGAAAAAATTAGTGTTGCTTTCACGACTTACCAAACTAATCGACTGATTATGTTGGGAAGTTATGAAGATGGGCGCATTACGCTACAGGAACGTTTGTTCGACAAACCGATGGGACTGTATGCTGATTCCACTTCTCTCTACATGAGTACCCGCTATCAAATTTGGACTCTGGAAAACCGCCTCGTACCGGGAGAAACTTTTCAAGACGGCGATCGCCTTTATGTACCGAGTTCAGCCTACACCACGGGGAATGTAAATGTCCATGATGTGGCACTAGATGGAGAAGGAAAACTAATATTTGTTAATACTGATTTTAGTTGTCTCGCTGAACTCAAAACTGGATATAGTTTTAACCCGATTTGGCAACCGCCGTTTATTTCTGAGCTGCGGGCGGAAGACCGCTGTCATTTAAACGGATTGGCGTTGGTAGAAGGACAGCCAATTTATCTGAGCGCTTGCAGTGGGACTAATCAGGGAGCCGGTTGGCGAAATTGTCGTCAGGATGGCGGCATTTTACTCCATCTTCCCAGTAACGAAATTATCATGCGGGGACTGTCAATGCCCCACTCTCCCCGTTTTTATCGAGATAAACTCTGGGTGCTAAATTCGGGTTCAGGAGAATTGGGTTATATTGAAGCGGAAAAATTTTATCCCATCACCTTTTGTTCGGCTTTTGTGCGAGGGCTTGCCTTTTGGAAAAACTATGCCTTTGTCGGACTTTCTAAGTTACGGTCGGCGGTGTTTAGCGGTCTAGTGTTGGAAGAACGCCTTCTAGCAACGGGACATAAGGCTCTGTGCGGTCTAATGGTAGTGGATTTAAATACCGGAGAAATTGTCCACTCTCTGATTTTTAACGACACTATTGAAGAATTATTCGATGTGGTGGTCTTACCCGGGGTGATACGACCGAAGTTATTGGGTTTACAAAATGAAGATATTGAACGTTTGGTCTGTTTCCCGGAAAGTCAGGGGTTAATGGTGACAAGACCAACGGTTAAGCGTCCCAGTCTTGGACCGAAAGCACCCATCGCTGGCGTACCAGAGGCGACTACTTCCCCATCGGAAGCCACAACGATGCTTGCTAAAGGGGAAGAGGAAGCCTGGAACCGACTGGACCTGCCTCTCAATGCTGCGATTAATTTCCAACGGGTCTATCACCTTAATCCTGAAAGCCTCGCCCCTTATGATGGGATCATGTTCCCGAGTTTGCAGGTCCGCTGGAAAAATCAGTCCCCCAAGGGGGAAATTGTCGGTGTATCTGCTGCGCTTGAGGGAGATTTACTCGGTTTTGTGATTGGTGAATACTCGCCAGATGGTACAGCAGAAATCATTTCTTTATTTGTCGAGCCGTCTTACCGTCACCAAGGGATTGCTACCCGTTTAGTGAGTGTGTTGGAAAAGGATTGCTGGGATGCTGGGATAAAGACTCTCCGCGTTTTCTATACCCCTAGCCGCTGGACGAGTGCGGCTTTAGAACCCCTTCTCAAGGGGCGAGGCTGGAAGATTGATGCTTGGGGTAATCAGATGTTGGCCACCAAAGGTCATCCTGATTTGCGAGAGCAAGCGTCACAGGAGAAGGCTGATCCTTTGCTCAAAGTTCAAATAAAAAGCCTGTTTGAGGAGGCGAAACAACGGGTAGCGCTTCAGGATTATTCAGGGGCGATCGCCTGCTATCAATCAGCGCTACAAATACTTCCCAATTACGCCCCAACCTATTGCAATTTGGGGAGTTTGTGGCAACTTGAGGGGAAATTATCAGAAGCGATTCAAGCTTTTCAACGGGCGTTAGAAATTAAACCAGATTTGATAACTGCTTATGACAATCTGGGGACAATCTACGCCCAGATTCAGGACTATCCCCATAGCGAAATTTCTCTATCTGATCGAATTGTTCTGCTGACCATCTTGACGGCTGGCTATTTAGAATTTGGCTTTTATGCTCAGTCCCAACAGTATTTTTCTGCCCTAGAAGAACTCCTCTTAAAGCCGGAGCTAGACTTACAAGAAAAAGCAGCCCAAAAACTTTACCAATATCTCCTCTTTAGTTTGCCCTACTTGCGAGACGATCCGGCTGCTAATAGTCGCCTTAGTCAACTGATTAGCCAAGCTTACCATCAGCACTGTCTTGATTTTTTTCCGGTCTCTAGTTCTCCTCAAAATAGTGGGGAATTAGAAGAGAAAACGAGGAATGATGGATTACGCATCGGCGTTATTTCCCAGCATTTTCGACGACATTCTGTCGGTTGGTGTTGTCGCAGTATTCTTCAAGGCTGGGCGCAGTTAACCCCCTATCTTTTCTTGTACCAAACTGGTGTTGCTGCGACTGATGATCTGACGCATTCTTTTCAACATACAGGGGCAAAGTTTAGCGATCTTTCTCAGCAAACACCGCAAGAAATTCTAGAAAAACTTAGGGCTGATCGGCTCGATATTTTGATTGACCTTGATTCTTTAATGAATTTTAAGCACGCTTTACTTTTGGCCCAACGACCAGCGCCGGTGGTGGTGTCCTGGTTAGGTTGCGAGCCGCCTTATATTTCTGAGAAAAATTATTACCTCTGCGATCGCCGTACCCACCCGCCAGAGTTACAACAATACTATCAAGAACAATTACTTTATCTATCTGAGACTGGTATAGCGATCGAAGATTTTCCGGTACTAGCATTTGAGCGTGAGACATTGCGTCAGAATTTACAAATTGAACCAGATACGGTGGTTTATCTTTCGGTGAAACCGGGGAAAAAACTGACCCGCGATTTGGTGAAATCTCAGGTGGCGATTCTCAAACAAGTACCTAACAGTATTTTGCTCCACAAAGGCTATAGTTATCGGCATACAATCTATCAAGAAGAGTGCGAAAAAGCTGGGGTTGATCCCCAACGCTGTCGTTGGTTAGAACGCCCAAAATTAGAGGAAGAACATCGCCTATTTTACTATGTTGGTGATGTGGGTTTAGACAGTTATCCTTACAATGGCGGGAGCCACAATTTAGAGTTTCTTTGGTTTAATGTACCGTTAGTTACTCGCTGCGGAAAACAGGCGGTATCTCGTTTTGGCTATTCGTTCCTGCAAAATTTGGGAATTGATGAAGGTGTCGCCTACAGTTGGGAAGAATATATTGAGTGGGGAGTGCGATACGGGACTGATTCTGAACTTCGCCAACAAATTCGAGAACGCTTACAGCAATCGAAACAAACCGACCATCAAGCGACCTTATGGCAACCCCAAAGATTTGCCCAAGAATCTTACCAACTGTTTCAGGAATTACTGAACAAAACTCTTGCAAGTGTTTCCCAAGAAGAGCCATCTAATTTGACACTTGCAAAGGCGGATGAGAAAGTTGATCTTTCCCTTAAATTTCAACTAAAAACTATTTTTAAGGAGGCGAAACAACGGGTAGCACTTCAGGATTATTCAGGGGCGATCGCCCTCTATCAATCAGCGCTCCAACTACTTCCCAATTACGCTCCAACCTATTGCAATTTAGGGAGTTTGTGGCAACTGGAGGGGAATTTACCAGAGGCAATTGAAGCTTTTCAAAAAGCGATTCAACTGCAACCGAATTTATTAGTAGCTTATCAGAATTTGGGAGGATTGTATAGCAATGAACACCGCTATCAAGAAGCAATCCAACTTTTGCAGCAGGGATTAATTTACCTTCCTTGCGCTTCTTTGCATTTGGCGCTGGGGGATCTCTATCGGCAATTGGGAGATATTGCGGCAGCGATGGAATATTACCGAGAAGCAATCCGTCTGGATGAAAATTATATCGCCGCCTACCAGAATTTAGGGGGATTGCTAATGAGCGTTAATAATATCACCGGGGCAAAATTCTGTTTTAAGAAAGCATTAGATCTCAACCCCGAAATCCCAGGTATTTATCGCAATCTTGGAGAAATTTATGAAGCGGAAGGCAATCCGAATAAGGGGTTAGAGTGTTTTAATTATGCTTTAACTCTGGAACCGGATAATTTGAATGTGCTATATCGGCGAGAACATCTTCAAGTTGCTCTTTGCGATTGGGACGACTATGACCAACGGATGTCGGCGCTTTTAGCGCGGCTCGAGAACTATCTTCAAACCCAGGAAAACGCGGCCCTACCTCCCCTTTCTCTTAACAGTTTTCCCGCTTCTCTCACTCTCCACCGGGACTTTAACCGTCACTGGGCAAAAAGTATCGAGGCGCGGATGGTAGAGTCGAAGCGCCGCTTAGGGTTTATTTTCCCGCGAGAAACACCGTCTAAACTACGGATTGGCTATCTCTCCGCCGATTTTCGCAACCATGCTGTCGGCTTTTTAATTCGGGAGCTTTTTGCATACCATAACCGCGATCAATTTGAGGTATATGCCTATTCCCTGTCGAATACGACTGATGAGATTACGGAGCAGATTCGGTCCGGGTGTGACCACTATGAAACAATCGCCCCCCTGAGCGTGGAAGCCGCCGCCGAGAAAATCCACAGTGATGGCATTCATATCCTAATCGACCTCTGTGGTTATACGAATCTCTGTCGTCCCGAAATTCTCGCACTTCAACCGGCTCCCCTGCAACTCCACTATCTGGGTTATCCTGATACCCTTGGTGCAGATTTTATCCCCTACATCCTGGGCGATCGCTTTTTAATTCCCCCAGATTTGGCGGAATATTACAGGGAAACTTTAGTGGAATTACCCCACGTTTTTGTTACTACTCCTTTGTCTTTTTCTGAACCACCGCCATCGCGGTCGGAACTGGGATTACCAGACGAGGGATTTGTCTATGCTTGTTTTAATCGCACTGATAAATGGTCGCCTGAACTCTTTGCTTGCTGGCTCAAGATTTTGCAAGCTGTACCCAACGCTGTGCTGTGGTTGGCGGAGTCTTCTGAGGATATTTCCCAAACCCTGCGAACAAAAGCGAAAACCGCAGGCGTTGACCCAGAGCGTCTTGTCTTTTTAGTTAAGCGTTCGCCATGGGAATTCATCTCTGTGTGTCGGCAGGCAGATTTGTTTTTAGATACGTTTCTGTATAATGGCGGAGCGACTTCTGTTTGCGCCATTCAAGCTGGCGTTCCTTTACTGACTTGTCCTGGAGATACTTTTGCTTCGCGAATGGGGATGAGTATTTGCCACGCTGCTGGTTTAGAATCTTTTGTCTGTGAAAGTAGGGAATCCTATCAAGTCCAAGCAATTTATTGGGGGACCCACTGGGAGGAACTGCGCCAATTCACTCAGCAATGGCAGCAAAAACAGGGAGATTTACCACTATTTCAAACGGCCACCTGGATTAAAGCAATGGAAACTCAGTTAATGAATCTTTGGCAAAACCAAATAAGGAACTGTATTTAG
- a CDS encoding bluetail domain-containing putative surface protein, translating to MSPCQLSGTITVPVQGDTDVEPDETLTLILSNPVGTTISSGSITGKIINDDNTTGAITFTGTSGKDNLSGNLAAPPTTVPDEVFRGLGGDDNLFGYFGTNTFEGGPGADNLLGYSGKDTFFYPNFSDSLLNSMDTISRFNSTEGDRLQLSSLPSKLSYAGVITATSLSNATSQAYAAANLQANESLLFRYGSSYYLSVNDGTAAFNGTADLLVKFGSLLNAPTTAGTLNVNHYFTI from the coding sequence TTGTCCCCCTGTCAGCTTTCCGGGACAATCACTGTTCCGGTTCAAGGCGATACAGACGTAGAGCCTGACGAAACCCTCACCTTGATCCTGAGTAATCCGGTGGGAACAACCATTTCATCGGGAAGCATAACAGGCAAGATCATCAATGACGATAATACAACTGGGGCGATTACTTTTACGGGAACTTCAGGCAAAGATAACCTCTCAGGTAATCTGGCGGCACCACCGACGACTGTCCCCGATGAAGTATTTCGAGGATTGGGGGGAGATGATAACCTATTTGGCTACTTCGGCACCAATACTTTTGAAGGGGGGCCTGGTGCTGATAACCTCCTGGGTTATAGCGGAAAGGACACCTTCTTTTATCCCAACTTCAGCGATTCCCTGCTTAACTCGATGGATACTATTTCTCGCTTTAATTCGACCGAGGGCGATCGCCTGCAATTATCCTCCCTCCCCAGTAAACTCTCCTACGCCGGCGTGATAACCGCAACCAGTTTAAGCAATGCCACAAGTCAGGCTTATGCTGCTGCCAATTTACAAGCCAATGAATCACTTTTATTCAGGTATGGCTCCTCCTACTACCTATCGGTAAATGATGGAACAGCCGCCTTTAATGGTACAGCAGATCTGCTGGTCAAGTTTGGCTCGTTATTGAATGCTCCTACTACTGCTGGCACCTTAAATGTCAATCATTACTTCACAATTTAA